In a single window of the Luteolibacter yonseiensis genome:
- a CDS encoding spermidine synthase encodes MRRVETVHTQFQSLEVWKSDVATEFRVAGAIHAWHHSRRFLTGLAWDLIAASVLLRKDGPPRSILMLGLAGGTAYRVLRHLLPDCQLTAIDIDGEIVSLARRHMDLDELGIEIHTADAYEWLAKNQRRFDVVFDDIYLAGKTDVFRPRAWNSELMDHLRRAVAPGGLLAVNLVVGPGHRTMQSLTRKILRGSFPTVRSLTTLQSMNEVLVAGDAVATGPRLESHGEMFHDWRDRMYWDRIKVRRIS; translated from the coding sequence ATGCGTCGCGTGGAAACCGTTCATACCCAATTCCAGTCCCTTGAGGTTTGGAAATCGGATGTGGCGACGGAGTTCCGCGTGGCCGGTGCCATCCATGCCTGGCACCACAGCAGGCGTTTCCTCACGGGACTCGCGTGGGACCTCATCGCCGCCTCCGTGCTGCTCCGCAAGGACGGGCCACCGCGCTCCATCCTCATGCTGGGCCTGGCAGGCGGCACCGCCTACCGCGTGCTGCGCCACCTGCTGCCGGATTGCCAGCTGACGGCCATCGACATCGACGGCGAGATCGTTTCCCTCGCGCGGCGGCACATGGACCTGGACGAACTCGGTATCGAGATCCACACGGCGGACGCCTATGAATGGCTGGCGAAAAACCAGCGGCGGTTCGACGTCGTGTTCGACGACATCTACCTGGCCGGCAAAACCGACGTCTTCCGCCCGCGCGCGTGGAATTCCGAACTGATGGACCACCTGCGCCGCGCCGTGGCACCGGGCGGCCTGCTGGCGGTGAACCTCGTGGTCGGCCCCGGCCACCGGACCATGCAATCGCTCACACGGAAAATCCTGCGCGGTTCATTTCCCACCGTCAGGAGCCTGACCACCCTGCAGAGCATGAACGAGGTGCTCGTCGCCGGTGATGCCGTGGCCACCGGACCCCGCTTGGAAAGCCATGGGGAAATGTTCCATGATTGGCGCGACCGGATGTACTGGGACCGCATCAAGGTCCGCCGGATTTCCTGA
- a CDS encoding glycoside hydrolase family 76 protein, whose translation MKNLHTRRHLLKTMGSGILACGLSGRSWGQSAESGVYGKRAAEVMAHTHENFWLKKRDLYKGAIDKDDPDFIWGGGVMFSAVVAATRHDPKYKSIMRKYFEGMEVYWDTKVKIPGYEPSPTAGGGNDKYYDDNAWMVIMFLEAYEMSGESRYLKRATEVLEFVMSGWDEVGGGGIWWHEKHTGDSKNTCVNAPAAVGCFRLSKFCEPKEAPKYIADGGKIVKWTTKTLRGGNSLFGDAINVVTGQVNGGQLTYNSAMMLRAYTCLYSLTGEDIYLDEAKKMGVAAKAFTDSKTGQYRDSIKWSHLMVEADLELYRWTKEDYLLKRAKTDCDFHYEAWKKEPAKDLITNGGLARQLWLMADMETAAGRDFWKKSDKLRR comes from the coding sequence ATGAAAAACCTCCACACACGCCGCCACCTGCTGAAGACCATGGGCTCGGGCATCCTTGCCTGCGGACTGTCCGGCAGGAGCTGGGGGCAGTCGGCGGAATCCGGCGTTTACGGCAAGCGGGCGGCGGAGGTGATGGCCCACACCCACGAAAATTTCTGGCTGAAAAAGCGCGATCTCTACAAGGGCGCGATCGACAAGGACGATCCGGACTTCATCTGGGGCGGCGGCGTCATGTTCTCCGCGGTGGTGGCCGCCACCCGCCATGATCCGAAATACAAATCCATCATGCGGAAATATTTCGAAGGCATGGAGGTTTACTGGGACACCAAGGTGAAGATCCCCGGCTACGAACCTTCCCCCACCGCCGGAGGCGGGAATGACAAGTATTACGATGACAACGCCTGGATGGTCATCATGTTCCTCGAGGCCTACGAGATGAGCGGGGAATCCCGCTACCTCAAACGCGCCACCGAAGTGCTCGAGTTCGTGATGAGCGGCTGGGACGAAGTCGGCGGCGGCGGCATCTGGTGGCATGAAAAACACACCGGCGACTCCAAGAACACCTGCGTGAACGCCCCGGCCGCCGTCGGTTGTTTCCGGCTCTCGAAATTCTGCGAGCCCAAGGAGGCCCCGAAATACATCGCGGACGGCGGCAAGATCGTAAAATGGACCACCAAGACGCTGCGTGGGGGCAACAGCCTGTTCGGCGACGCGATCAACGTCGTCACCGGCCAGGTGAACGGCGGCCAGCTCACCTACAACAGCGCGATGATGCTCCGCGCCTACACCTGCCTCTATTCCCTCACCGGCGAGGACATCTACCTGGACGAGGCGAAGAAGATGGGGGTCGCCGCCAAGGCCTTCACCGACAGCAAGACCGGCCAATACCGGGACTCCATCAAGTGGTCCCACCTCATGGTCGAGGCGGATCTGGAACTCTACCGCTGGACGAAGGAGGACTACCTCCTGAAACGCGCGAAGACCGACTGCGACTTCCACTACGAGGCTTGGAAAAAGGAACCCGCCAAGGACCTCATCACCAACGGCGGCCTCGCCCGCCAGTTGTGGCTCATGGCGGACATGGAAACCGCCGCCGGAAGGGATTTCTGGAAAAAGTCCGACAAGCTGAGGCGGTGA
- a CDS encoding Gfo/Idh/MocA family protein, with protein MNFGIIGTGSIGRFHAEAIRAMDGGTLHSVFQRNPQNAADYGVRSYSDLAEFLSDPELEIVTIATPSGAHFEPALAALAAGKHVVCEKPLEITAARIDEMSAAAKNAGRTLAAILNRRFNPAMSAFKAAADAGRFGKITSASCYVKWFRDQAYYDSAEWRGTWELDGGGALMNQAIHSIDALLHLAGPVKSVRANTACLAHERIEVEDMAVALLEFENGARGVIEGSTCSWSKAGHPARVQICGTEGSVFLADETFEAWDFKHGQPHDEEIRATLMRGNQAALGGNDPKAIQFHQHQRNFEEVVNAIREGREPSTSAGEARKAVELIEAIYASAAAGGEVRFLT; from the coding sequence ATGAACTTCGGCATCATCGGCACCGGGAGCATCGGACGTTTTCACGCGGAGGCCATCCGGGCGATGGACGGCGGCACGCTGCACTCGGTTTTCCAGCGGAATCCGCAAAATGCGGCGGACTACGGGGTGAGGTCGTATTCGGATCTCGCGGAGTTCCTGTCGGATCCCGAGTTGGAGATCGTCACCATCGCCACGCCTTCCGGCGCCCATTTCGAGCCGGCGCTGGCGGCGCTTGCGGCGGGCAAGCATGTCGTCTGCGAGAAGCCGCTGGAAATCACGGCGGCCCGCATCGATGAAATGTCCGCAGCCGCCAAGAACGCCGGCAGGACCCTGGCGGCGATCCTCAACCGTCGGTTCAATCCGGCAATGTCCGCCTTCAAGGCGGCGGCGGACGCGGGCCGTTTCGGGAAAATCACCTCAGCCTCGTGTTATGTGAAATGGTTCCGCGACCAGGCCTACTACGACTCCGCCGAATGGCGTGGGACTTGGGAGCTCGATGGCGGCGGCGCGCTGATGAACCAGGCCATCCACAGCATCGACGCGCTGCTGCACCTCGCCGGTCCGGTGAAATCCGTGCGGGCGAACACGGCGTGCCTCGCGCACGAGCGCATCGAGGTGGAGGACATGGCCGTGGCGTTGCTGGAATTCGAAAATGGGGCGCGCGGCGTGATCGAGGGCTCCACCTGTTCGTGGTCGAAAGCCGGCCACCCCGCCCGCGTCCAGATCTGCGGCACGGAGGGCTCGGTCTTCCTGGCGGATGAAACTTTCGAGGCGTGGGATTTCAAACACGGGCAACCACACGATGAGGAGATCCGCGCCACCCTGATGCGCGGAAACCAGGCCGCGCTGGGCGGCAACGACCCGAAGGCGATCCAGTTCCACCAGCACCAGCGGAACTTCGAAGAGGTGGTGAACGCCATCCGCGAGGGCCGCGAACCGAGCACCTCCGCCGGTGAGGCGAGGAAGGCGGTGGAGCTGATCGAGGCGATTTACGCAAGCGCGGCGGCTGGTGGCGAGGTGCGGTTCCTGACATGA
- a CDS encoding NAD(P)/FAD-dependent oxidoreductase, with protein MSAGETSWTIVGQGLAGTCLAWALWERGEEFRIIDRGEGGSSRVAAGMVNPVTGKNFEPSWRISEFLPDALAFYAAVEGRIGRRVWNPFPVLRLAGNDKEWRKIVSKLDAPEVAPWVAGQVAPPDGWAGAVELRGGGRLDTRAFMDGSRDFFEKLGCCRTGDFKDAPSPRTIRCEGAAGLLGGGYGPQRCAKGEILTVRAEDWDETRIRIGAGGWLVPLGGGLFKAGSTYEWNELDELPTAKGRARVEEIAGRLGGGAFEVIGHEAGVRPILRRSQPLIGPMADGGWMFNALGSKGSLYAPGMAARLAAWLVDGTEPEPEVDFRKFSSQSDGHE; from the coding sequence ATGAGTGCGGGTGAAACGAGCTGGACGATCGTCGGCCAGGGGCTTGCGGGAACCTGTCTGGCGTGGGCGTTGTGGGAGAGGGGGGAGGAGTTCCGCATCATCGATCGCGGCGAGGGCGGCAGTTCACGGGTGGCGGCGGGGATGGTGAATCCGGTCACGGGAAAGAATTTCGAACCGAGCTGGCGGATCTCCGAGTTCCTGCCGGACGCGCTGGCGTTTTATGCCGCGGTGGAGGGGCGCATCGGGAGGCGGGTGTGGAATCCATTTCCGGTGCTGCGGTTGGCGGGGAATGACAAGGAGTGGCGGAAAATAGTCTCGAAGCTGGATGCGCCGGAGGTGGCTCCATGGGTTGCTGGTCAGGTGGCACCGCCGGATGGCTGGGCGGGTGCGGTTGAACTGCGGGGCGGCGGCAGGCTGGACACGCGGGCGTTCATGGACGGATCGCGGGATTTTTTTGAGAAGCTGGGATGCTGTCGGACGGGGGATTTTAAGGACGCTCCGTCGCCCCGGACGATCCGTTGCGAGGGCGCGGCAGGGCTGCTGGGCGGTGGCTACGGGCCGCAGCGTTGTGCGAAGGGGGAGATCCTGACGGTGCGGGCGGAGGACTGGGATGAGACGCGAATCCGCATCGGCGCGGGGGGCTGGCTGGTGCCGTTGGGCGGAGGGCTTTTCAAGGCGGGCTCGACGTATGAGTGGAACGAACTGGACGAACTGCCGACGGCGAAGGGCCGGGCGCGGGTGGAGGAGATCGCTGGCCGGCTCGGGGGCGGGGCTTTCGAGGTCATCGGCCACGAGGCGGGGGTGCGGCCGATCCTGCGCCGCAGCCAGCCGTTGATCGGCCCGATGGCGGATGGCGGATGGATGTTCAACGCGCTGGGGTCGAAGGGCTCGCTCTACGCGCCGGGGATGGCGGCGAGGTTGGCGGCATGGCTGGTGGATGGCACGGAGCCCGAGCCGGAGGTGGACTTCAGGAAATTTTCCTCCCAGTCTGACGGGCATGAGTGA
- a CDS encoding tRNA (mnm(5)s(2)U34)-methyltransferase, which produces MSDAQFPPRPTALAQEMLRPLVFEGDLVIDATAGNGHDTLFLAECVGVSGRVLAFDVQAAALAAAGRLLGGAGLAERVSFFHESHGRMEERAAAGSVAAVMFNLGYLPGEDHALTTEADETLAALESAARLLKSGGVLSVVCYPGHPAGAVEAKAVEQWMAGKTADGWRVARYGALGTRRPAPFLLLGGRGVRLR; this is translated from the coding sequence ATGAGTGACGCGCAGTTCCCACCAAGACCGACGGCGCTGGCGCAGGAGATGTTGCGTCCGCTGGTTTTTGAGGGGGACCTCGTGATCGATGCGACAGCGGGCAACGGCCATGACACGCTTTTCCTGGCGGAGTGCGTCGGTGTGTCCGGACGGGTGCTGGCGTTCGATGTGCAGGCGGCGGCGCTGGCGGCGGCGGGGCGGTTGCTCGGCGGGGCCGGGCTGGCGGAACGGGTGTCGTTTTTCCACGAATCCCATGGCCGGATGGAGGAGCGTGCCGCGGCGGGATCGGTGGCGGCGGTGATGTTCAATCTGGGTTACCTGCCGGGTGAGGATCACGCGCTGACGACGGAGGCGGATGAAACACTGGCGGCGCTGGAATCGGCGGCGCGGTTGTTGAAATCCGGCGGGGTGCTCTCGGTGGTGTGTTATCCCGGCCACCCGGCGGGAGCGGTCGAGGCGAAGGCGGTGGAACAATGGATGGCCGGGAAGACGGCGGACGGGTGGCGGGTGGCGAGATACGGCGCGCTGGGGACGAGAAGGCCGGCGCCGTTTTTGTTGTTGGGGGGAAGAGGTGTCAGGTTGCGTTGA
- a CDS encoding RibD family protein produces MNFAISADGKISSTGKRPSGWTSPADHTRLLALRSTADAILVGKGTLVADRMTMTVPGKTVQPLRCIVTRGGSLDPDLPVFQKPGGAIHLCVTGDRAGEIPGATAHHTTLPAFLGTLATDLGVKHLHCEGGGELVRALAELDAIDEFHLTLAGHTLFGGLSAPTVTGIPSEFLPRSLDFEINHFEPRDGECFLSYRRKPSEG; encoded by the coding sequence GTGAACTTCGCGATCTCTGCCGACGGAAAAATCTCCTCCACCGGCAAGCGCCCCAGCGGTTGGACGTCCCCTGCGGACCACACGCGCCTGCTCGCCCTGCGCTCCACGGCGGATGCCATCCTCGTCGGGAAGGGCACGCTTGTCGCGGACCGGATGACCATGACCGTCCCGGGAAAAACCGTGCAGCCGCTGCGCTGCATCGTCACCCGCGGCGGCTCGCTGGATCCCGATCTGCCGGTTTTCCAGAAACCGGGCGGAGCGATCCACCTCTGCGTCACCGGAGACCGAGCCGGGGAAATCCCGGGAGCGACCGCGCACCACACCACCCTGCCGGCATTCCTCGGCACCCTCGCCACGGACCTTGGAGTGAAACACCTCCACTGCGAGGGCGGCGGCGAACTGGTCCGCGCGCTGGCGGAGCTGGATGCCATCGACGAATTCCACCTCACCCTCGCCGGACACACGCTTTTCGGCGGGCTCTCAGCCCCCACCGTCACCGGCATTCCGTCGGAATTTCTTCCCAGGTCGCTGGATTTCGAGATCAACCACTTCGAGCCACGGGACGGAGAATGTTTCCTGAGCTACCGGCGGAAACCTTCGGAGGGATGA
- a CDS encoding SLC13 family permease has protein sequence MSIPDLPIILTLIVILITLVAFIREWAAPDVIALSILCLVVALGLVDASKMTDVFRNEAPITIAALFVIGGALEKSGAVDHIGRLLRDRLSGNVRWAILSFSLLSVFFSAWMNNTAIVAIMLPVTLGFARSKNIAASKLLMPLSYASILGGCCTLIGTSTNILVNGALRDLGEPTMGMFELAPLGIPLAIAGVGYLAIFGPKLIPDRSSITGSMEIEMRTTPLYHVLISETSGLIGKKLVDTPLADRATGIHVMEVRRKGTRVMLPLSKIVVEKNDRFMMALHRRGGRAAEPEAFFASIGAQLISQVDGIVSELVICDESSLGGITLARSDFRQKYNCVVLAVHRNGVNITDRIADLPLDPGDTLLVITARNNLAALEETRDFILTDSPEDQPAAGEVAKPNGHVILSWASLIGVVLVATLSDLLHPVYPWVPDIPIHFCALVGALLLLWLKVLTPRQAYASIDWQVLIMLYGLLGLGMAMQNTGTAQWLAETLVNTAKGFISPEHLPLALLWMVFLMTLLLTEVLSNNATAVMMVPIVVKMAHELDVNPWAFVMAVTVAASTAFALPMGYQTHMMVYGPGGYKFRDFLRVGIPLNLICWVIACLLIPWIWPFHK, from the coding sequence ATGTCCATTCCAGATCTCCCGATCATCCTGACGTTGATCGTCATTCTCATCACGCTCGTCGCCTTCATCCGGGAGTGGGCCGCACCGGATGTCATCGCGCTCTCTATCCTCTGTCTGGTGGTGGCGCTGGGGCTGGTGGACGCGTCGAAGATGACGGATGTCTTCAGGAACGAGGCCCCCATCACCATCGCCGCGCTGTTCGTCATCGGCGGCGCGTTGGAGAAATCCGGCGCGGTGGACCACATCGGGCGTCTGTTGCGGGACCGGCTTTCGGGGAATGTCCGCTGGGCGATCCTTTCGTTCTCGCTGCTGAGCGTATTCTTCAGCGCGTGGATGAACAACACCGCCATCGTGGCCATCATGCTGCCGGTGACGCTCGGTTTCGCCCGGTCCAAGAACATCGCTGCCTCCAAGCTGCTGATGCCGCTTTCCTACGCCTCCATCCTCGGAGGCTGCTGCACGCTCATCGGCACCTCCACGAACATTCTGGTGAACGGCGCGCTGCGGGATCTGGGGGAGCCGACGATGGGCATGTTCGAGCTCGCGCCGCTGGGCATCCCGCTGGCCATCGCTGGCGTGGGTTATCTGGCCATCTTCGGGCCGAAGCTGATTCCTGACCGCTCGTCCATCACCGGCAGTATGGAGATCGAGATGCGGACCACGCCGCTCTACCATGTGCTCATTTCCGAGACTTCCGGGCTGATCGGGAAAAAACTCGTCGACACACCGCTGGCGGACCGTGCCACCGGCATCCACGTCATGGAGGTCCGCCGCAAGGGGACGCGCGTGATGCTGCCGCTTTCGAAGATCGTGGTGGAGAAAAACGACCGCTTCATGATGGCTCTCCACCGCCGCGGCGGACGGGCGGCCGAGCCGGAGGCGTTCTTCGCCAGCATCGGCGCGCAGTTGATTTCCCAGGTCGACGGCATCGTGTCCGAGCTGGTCATCTGCGACGAGTCCTCGCTGGGCGGCATCACGCTGGCGCGTTCGGATTTCCGGCAGAAATACAACTGTGTGGTGCTCGCGGTGCACCGGAACGGGGTGAACATCACCGACCGGATCGCGGACCTTCCGCTCGATCCCGGCGACACGCTGCTCGTCATCACCGCGCGGAACAACCTCGCCGCGCTGGAGGAGACGCGGGATTTCATCCTGACGGACTCGCCGGAGGACCAGCCCGCCGCCGGGGAGGTCGCGAAACCGAACGGCCACGTCATCCTGTCCTGGGCGAGCCTGATCGGCGTGGTGCTCGTCGCGACGCTTTCGGACCTGCTGCACCCCGTCTATCCTTGGGTGCCGGATATCCCGATCCATTTCTGCGCGCTGGTCGGCGCGCTGCTGTTGCTCTGGCTCAAGGTGCTCACGCCGCGCCAGGCCTACGCCAGCATCGACTGGCAGGTTCTCATCATGCTATACGGATTGCTGGGCCTGGGGATGGCGATGCAGAACACCGGCACGGCGCAATGGCTGGCCGAGACGCTGGTGAACACCGCGAAGGGTTTCATCTCCCCGGAGCACCTGCCGCTGGCGCTGCTCTGGATGGTTTTCCTGATGACCCTGCTGCTCACGGAAGTGCTGTCCAACAACGCGACGGCGGTCATGATGGTGCCCATCGTGGTGAAAATGGCGCACGAGCTCGACGTGAATCCGTGGGCGTTCGTCATGGCTGTCACCGTGGCCGCCTCCACCGCCTTCGCGCTGCCGATGGGCTACCAGACGCACATGATGGTCTATGGTCCCGGCGGCTATAAATTCCGGGATTTCCTGCGGGTGGGCATTCCGTTGAATCTCATCTGCTGGGTCATCGCGTGCCTGCTGATCCCTTGGATCTGGCCGTTCCACAAATGA
- a CDS encoding glycine cleavage system protein R, with product MKSYLVMTVLGTDRPGLVSSLADTVSAHGGNWLESRMARLAGQFAGIARIECDTASVDALISELQAPGNSGLTILAVREEAEESATRRTVVVDVVGNDRPGIVKELSAAVASAGGNIEELTTGLESAPMTGQPMFRAHGIVSIPEDTESATLIAAIEGLGGDLTVDLSI from the coding sequence ATGAAATCCTACCTCGTCATGACGGTGCTCGGCACCGACCGCCCCGGCCTCGTCAGTTCGCTCGCGGACACGGTGTCCGCCCACGGCGGAAACTGGCTGGAAAGCCGCATGGCCCGTCTGGCGGGACAGTTCGCCGGGATCGCACGCATCGAGTGCGATACGGCGTCCGTGGATGCCCTCATTTCCGAACTCCAGGCACCCGGGAATTCCGGCCTCACCATCCTCGCCGTGCGCGAGGAGGCGGAGGAAAGCGCCACCCGCCGCACCGTGGTGGTGGATGTGGTGGGGAACGACCGCCCGGGCATCGTGAAGGAGCTCTCCGCCGCCGTGGCGAGCGCGGGCGGGAACATCGAGGAACTCACCACCGGCCTGGAAAGCGCGCCGATGACCGGCCAGCCGATGTTCCGGGCGCATGGCATCGTTTCCATTCCAGAAGATACGGAGAGCGCCACGCTCATCGCCGCCATCGAGGGCCTGGGCGGGGATCTGACGGTGGATCTTTCGATCTGA
- the nuoD gene encoding NADH dehydrogenase (quinone) subunit D — MSTTTQEFEAPDTIARAARAADSYHAETDDLVGERMVLNMGPSHPATHGVLRLILELNGEIIHSADPDVGFLHRGDEKIAENMHYNQFVPYTDRLDYLAPLANNVAYACAVEKLMGWTLPPRGQALRVLCCELARISSHMLGVGVCAMDVGAMTVFLYTFTEREKIYNMCEQLTGARFTTSYTRVGGQLRDMPAGFEATVRQFLDECSVTIEEISKLLDKNKIFLDRMVDVGVISRESAIAWGMTGPNLRACGVERDLRKDSPYLGYEKYDFDVPIADEGDCYARYQCRMEEMRQSIRLCRQVLDTMPEGPVNLADPKSILPNKERVLMSMEELIHHFIVSTQGIDAPAGEVYFAAENPKGELGFYIHSKGGGVPYRLKIRSPSFCNLSITSKLLPGHMVSDIPAILGSLDFVMGECDR, encoded by the coding sequence ATGAGTACCACGACCCAAGAATTCGAAGCTCCCGACACCATCGCCCGCGCCGCCCGCGCCGCGGACAGCTACCATGCGGAAACGGACGATCTCGTCGGCGAGCGCATGGTGCTGAACATGGGACCTTCCCACCCGGCGACCCACGGCGTGCTCCGTCTCATCCTCGAACTCAACGGGGAAATCATCCATTCCGCCGATCCCGACGTCGGCTTCCTCCACCGGGGGGACGAGAAAATCGCGGAAAACATGCACTACAACCAGTTCGTGCCCTACACGGACCGCCTCGACTACCTCGCCCCGCTCGCGAACAACGTCGCCTACGCCTGTGCCGTGGAAAAACTCATGGGCTGGACGCTGCCACCGCGCGGCCAGGCCCTCCGCGTGCTCTGCTGCGAGCTCGCCCGCATCTCCTCCCACATGCTAGGGGTCGGCGTCTGCGCCATGGACGTCGGTGCGATGACCGTCTTCCTCTACACCTTCACCGAGCGCGAGAAAATCTACAACATGTGCGAGCAGCTCACCGGAGCCCGCTTCACCACCTCCTACACCCGCGTTGGCGGTCAATTGCGCGACATGCCCGCCGGCTTCGAAGCAACCGTCCGTCAGTTCCTCGACGAATGTTCCGTCACCATCGAGGAAATTTCCAAGCTTCTCGACAAGAACAAGATCTTCCTGGACCGCATGGTCGACGTCGGCGTCATCAGCCGCGAGTCCGCCATCGCCTGGGGCATGACCGGCCCGAATCTCCGCGCCTGCGGCGTCGAGCGGGACCTCCGCAAGGACAGCCCCTACCTCGGCTACGAGAAATACGACTTCGACGTCCCTATCGCCGATGAAGGCGACTGCTACGCCCGCTACCAGTGCCGCATGGAGGAGATGCGCCAGTCCATCCGCCTCTGCCGCCAGGTGCTCGACACCATGCCGGAAGGCCCGGTGAACCTCGCGGACCCGAAGAGCATCCTGCCGAACAAGGAGCGCGTGCTCATGTCGATGGAGGAGCTCATCCACCACTTCATCGTCTCCACCCAGGGCATCGACGCCCCGGCCGGAGAAGTCTATTTCGCGGCGGAGAACCCCAAGGGCGAGCTCGGATTCTACATCCACTCCAAGGGCGGCGGAGTTCCCTACCGCCTGAAGATCCGCAGCCCCTCGTTCTGCAACCTTTCCATCACCTCCAAGCTGCTCCCCGGCCACATGGTCTCCGACATCCCCGCGATCCTCGGCTCGCTGGACTTCGTCATGGGCGAGTGCGACCGCTGA
- a CDS encoding thioredoxin-like domain-containing protein, translated as MKALPAILASLSLSGYASAAFESWTNKEGKSVELDLMKVTQADGQPQGEFKLRDGRTAILKASDLSEADAKRLAAWKPAAADTAATAAPAPAAEVASAFDKVLDGNLVSLSGKRLAAKKDFVKPTKYYLFYYTASWCGPCHKFTPSLVEFYNKNKPGNNEFELVLITSDSSDDAMESYAGEFKMPWPQLKLSRTEKFKKEFKYPGGGIPNLVLTDTEGKLIKGSYEGQTYVGPTVVMNHLGTLLKK; from the coding sequence ATGAAAGCACTCCCCGCCATCCTCGCCTCGCTCTCACTCAGTGGATACGCTTCCGCCGCCTTTGAAAGCTGGACGAACAAGGAGGGGAAATCCGTCGAACTTGATCTCATGAAGGTCACCCAGGCAGACGGCCAGCCCCAGGGGGAGTTCAAGCTGCGCGACGGCCGCACCGCCATCCTCAAGGCCTCGGATCTGTCCGAGGCGGATGCGAAACGCCTCGCCGCATGGAAGCCCGCCGCAGCGGACACCGCCGCCACAGCCGCTCCGGCACCTGCCGCCGAGGTTGCGAGCGCGTTCGACAAGGTGCTGGATGGAAACCTGGTCTCGCTCAGTGGCAAGCGCCTCGCCGCGAAAAAGGATTTCGTCAAGCCCACCAAATACTACCTCTTCTATTATACCGCCTCCTGGTGCGGTCCGTGCCACAAGTTCACTCCCTCGCTGGTCGAGTTTTACAACAAGAACAAACCCGGCAACAACGAGTTCGAGCTGGTGCTGATCACCAGCGACAGCAGCGACGACGCGATGGAATCCTACGCCGGAGAGTTCAAGATGCCCTGGCCGCAGCTCAAGCTCTCCCGCACGGAGAAGTTCAAGAAGGAATTCAAATACCCCGGCGGCGGCATTCCCAACCTCGTGCTCACCGACACCGAGGGCAAGCTGATCAAGGGCAGCTACGAGGGCCAGACCTACGTCGGCCCCACCGTCGTCATGAACCACTTGGGAACCCTGTTGAAAAAGTAA
- a CDS encoding complex I 24 kDa subunit family protein, giving the protein MSASTLEETVASHETPGNQFYTPFTVTAELEAEADERISHYPASKRSATLPLLHIIQHKFGYISAPAIEWVAAKLEIEPIKVLEVVTFYPGFRQSAPGKFHIRVCRTLSCAMGGSYELMERLCELTGIDRSASDSHHHPISVSPCGKFSVEFAECLASCGSAPVCMVNDDFHEGIPAGKAEELLAKYAPQV; this is encoded by the coding sequence ATGTCCGCTTCCACGCTCGAAGAAACCGTCGCCTCGCACGAGACACCCGGCAACCAGTTCTACACGCCGTTCACCGTCACCGCCGAGCTTGAAGCGGAGGCGGACGAGCGCATCTCCCACTACCCGGCGAGCAAGCGCTCCGCCACCCTGCCGCTGCTGCACATCATCCAGCACAAGTTCGGCTACATCTCCGCGCCAGCCATCGAGTGGGTCGCCGCGAAACTTGAGATCGAGCCCATCAAGGTGCTTGAGGTCGTCACCTTCTACCCGGGCTTCCGCCAGTCCGCCCCCGGTAAATTCCACATCCGCGTCTGCCGCACGCTCTCGTGCGCCATGGGCGGCAGCTACGAGCTGATGGAGCGCCTGTGCGAGCTCACCGGCATCGACCGCTCCGCCAGCGACTCCCACCATCACCCGATCAGCGTTTCTCCCTGCGGGAAGTTCTCCGTCGAGTTCGCCGAGTGCCTCGCCTCGTGCGGCAGCGCGCCCGTCTGCATGGTGAACGATGATTTCCACGAAGGAATCCCCGCCGGAAAAGCCGAGGAACTCCTCGCGAAATACGCTCCGCAGGTGTGA